The Metallosphaera hakonensis JCM 8857 = DSM 7519 genome includes the window ACTGAAACTTACCGGAACTACTAACGCGATATCCTGAGGACCCCTTATTGAAGCAGAGGCGTATCACATCGGCACTCGCTTTAACCAAGGCGTCTCGGTGACGCTTACTCCATCGATAATTATCGACAATACGTCGAATGCGAACCCATATTTAAACTTATACAAAGGGGTGCTTTGTGGATTACTTCAATTTTTTTATCAAGGTCAACGTGAAACCTACTTTTAAATTAACGTATGATTTAGAATTTAAGAAAAATCTATAAGCTTAACACCTGAGAAAACTTAAGCGTTCCACAAAGCACAAAGGGGGCCATACAACCGCATCTCACGGCTGGGGTCTTTCGCCCCCTTTGAACCCCTATTAAGATAAATTACTTCTCGCCAATAAGACCTAGTTACGAGCAGTGGGAGAGGATAACTGTTAGTTGAGAAAGGTTTCAAAACTCTAAATTCATTGAGAAACGCTAACTTGCTTTTCTTCCTCTCTTTCTTCCCTAGTTAAGCCTACGTTTTCGTCGCTTCTAGTTATTATTATATACTCCGTCAAATCACCCAAATAGTTAACGAGTTTCTGGAAACGTCTCTGATCAAAGGTCATGAATGATTCGTCTACAATGAAGAACGGCGTCTTGAAGTAGGACTTTATAGCAGTGATAACTAGGACTAGAGCTAGCGAAGTCCTCTCTGAAGATGACAACTTCCTTAGGTCCATGAGGGTTCCATTTCTCTTAACCGTTAAAGTGAAGTCTGGGGTAATTTCGGCTTCAAGGTCGAAGTCAAGTTCTTTCATCAATGAATTGGCTATTCTAGTGAACTCCTCTTTAGCAACGGTAAGCCTTCTTATGTACTCCTGCTGTAGTTCTTGGGATTTGGCCTCTAGCTCTTCTATCTCCTTCTCTTTCTCCTTGATCTTGTTTAAGGTTGAGGCAGGGATACCCAGGTTACTTAATTCATATTCAAGCTGACTCTTCTTATTTATGAGTTCATTAATTCTCTTAGTAATCACGTTTTCTCCACCTGTGACCCTTATCATCTCTGCGTTCTTGTTAAACCTGTCTTCCATCTCCCTTTTCTGTCTCTCGAGTTCCCCTATCTGTTCCTTCACGCTCTCCATTCTATTCAATAACTCCTGTTTCTTGGTCTTCAGTCTGGCTACTTCGTTCTTTATGTTCTCGAACTCTGACAACTTTTTGGAGAGTTCATCTCTCTTCTTGAGCATCTCATCTATCTCCATCTTAACACTCTCAAAGGAATTACGTCTCATTCTCAATTCGCTGGAAATCACGTCTACCCTAGTTCTCCAAATCTCAGGGTCAACATGGCTTCCACAAACATAACAGGTGTCCAGGTGACTTTTCTCCGCATCCTTAATTTCATCGAGTACCCTCTCGAGAACCCTGATTCCTATTTCGGTCTCGTTCTTTAGACTTGATTTTCTTTGAAGTTCCTCGTTAATTTGGTTTAATTGGTCTTCGAATATTTTCTTTGTCTCTGGTCTAATCATACTCTCCTTCTGTTGAATTTCCAACTCTAGTTTAGTGTGCTTAGTTTGAAGATCAAGAAGTTCCTTCTTCTTCTGTTCAATCTTAGAATTGAGCTCGGCTAGCTTGTTTTGTCTAGTAACGGAGATTGATTGTGTGGTACTATTTATTAGCCTATCACTCTCGGTTTCCTTCTTCAGCATTTCGATTTCGTTTTCAATGGTTCTTATCTCCGCTTGGATCGTCACTGCATCCTTGTACTTACCCTTAAGCTCCTCGTGTTCCTCCTTTAGAATCTTTAGCCTTTCGTCAACGTTAGTCCTGATTTGTTTTATTTTATCAATCTCAGCGGTAGTGGAGATGAACCATTCGATCTGTTCTTGACCTCCCAGTATTTGGTTTAGTAGCTTATTTTCAGGCGAGAAGAATGACAGAAGAAGTGCCCTTTTATCGTCCATTATCAGCTTCGCGTTCTCCGCTATTTTGTTCTTTACTCTCCTTATTCTCCTATAATACTCCTTATCATTATATCTTACTTCAATGTATCCTGAGTCTGAGAAAACGTTCAGAAGGTCCTCTGGCTTAATTTCCGAGGTTAACATTGATACCATGGCCCTGGACAATGAAGTCTTCCCATAGGCGTTAGGTGCAGTATAAACATTTACGCCTTTGTTTATCTCTATGTCCAGAGGTCCAGCTATTCCACCTATATTGCTAATTTTGACTCTCATCATGGGTAATAAGTTTTTGACCTTTAAAAAAATTATCTCAAGACATAGCCATGTTTGGACAAAATTCAGAATGATTTTTAAAAGGCAAAAAGATTGATTTATTTCATTGGATCGGCTCTTAATTTAATATTATAGATTCAATGAAAAATGTATTCACAGGCAGATATAATCGTTTAGGATACTAGGGGGATAATTAGGATATAATTGATTCATCTGAAAATGACGTTATCTACACATCTACGTAGGGAAGCCTCTACGCATATTTGATCACCCGCGATATTCATGAGTTCTAAAATAGTTATAATCTATTTACCCTATTTGTTATTAATGTCTCGTAAGGTTATAATTGACTCGGATACGGCATCCGACGATACACTGGCGATTCTTTTGGCCTCACGATTTTTTGAT containing:
- a CDS encoding archaea-specific SMC-related protein, producing MRVKISNIGGIAGPLDIEINKGVNVYTAPNAYGKTSLSRAMVSMLTSEIKPEDLLNVFSDSGYIEVRYNDKEYYRRIRRVKNKIAENAKLIMDDKRALLLSFFSPENKLLNQILGGQEQIEWFISTTAEIDKIKQIRTNVDERLKILKEEHEELKGKYKDAVTIQAEIRTIENEIEMLKKETESDRLINSTTQSISVTRQNKLAELNSKIEQKKKELLDLQTKHTKLELEIQQKESMIRPETKKIFEDQLNQINEELQRKSSLKNETEIGIRVLERVLDEIKDAEKSHLDTCYVCGSHVDPEIWRTRVDVISSELRMRRNSFESVKMEIDEMLKKRDELSKKLSEFENIKNEVARLKTKKQELLNRMESVKEQIGELERQKREMEDRFNKNAEMIRVTGGENVITKRINELINKKSQLEYELSNLGIPASTLNKIKEKEKEIEELEAKSQELQQEYIRRLTVAKEEFTRIANSLMKELDFDLEAEITPDFTLTVKRNGTLMDLRKLSSSERTSLALVLVITAIKSYFKTPFFIVDESFMTFDQRRFQKLVNYLGDLTEYIIITRSDENVGLTREEREEEKQVSVSQ